In a single window of the Deltaproteobacteria bacterium genome:
- a CDS encoding ACP S-malonyltransferase, with product MTLLVDLNVEGHAVLLSGTLAAAGWLELLPLRFVRLVEMNLPYDSTDRVIWRFAQANQMYLLTDNRNMEGDDSLEQTIREENLATSLPVLTISRSDQMMNQSYREACATRLLEVLLYPERYFGVGRLFI from the coding sequence ATCACGTTATTGGTAGATCTTAACGTTGAAGGGCATGCGGTATTGCTGTCGGGAACCTTAGCCGCAGCAGGCTGGTTGGAACTGCTACCGCTGCGGTTTGTTCGCCTTGTCGAGATGAATCTTCCTTATGACAGTACGGATCGAGTTATATGGCGTTTTGCCCAAGCAAACCAGATGTATTTGCTTACCGACAATCGAAATATGGAAGGGGACGACTCCCTTGAACAAACGATCCGTGAAGAGAACCTCGCAACTTCTCTTCCGGTGCTCACAATTAGTCGTAGCGACCAGATGATGAACCAGAGTTATCGTGAAGCCTGTGCAACCCGATTGCTTGAGGTTCTTCTGTATCCTGAACGATACTTCGGAGTCGGACGCTTGTTCATTTGA
- a CDS encoding SagB/ThcOx family dehydrogenase, whose amino-acid sequence MNPNHELAATWTYHNSTKHSLESIRRNRHFLDWDNKPLPFKIYSSLDPLQLPINVPPLETPTLSAIRGTTKSESEQIPDLATLTSLLYLSAGITKRRTYPGGEVYFRAAANTGALYHIDVYVVCGELPDLAAGVYHFGPHDFSLRCLRQGDYRRVLVQAGGDEQHVNQAPATLICISTYWRNAWKYQARTYRHCFWDAGTLLANFLAAAAALKTHTQVVTGFVDAAVNQLLDLDTDREVALALLPIGYAVSAHAGAVASVSPLNLATVPLSDHEVDYPAIRAMHAASSLQTDEEVRTWRDGVLQLSESSPTGKLFPLTPLGDAELPAAPLEQVIRHRGSTRRFAREPISFAQLSTLLVRSTQGIQADFLTPFGTTLTEIYLLVNAVEGIPSGAYVFHRSQHVLGLLREGSFRKEAGYLGLGQELPADASVNIYCLANLPSILERFGNRGYRAAQLEGAIIGGKCYLAAYAQQLGATGLTFFDDDVTEFFSPHATGKSVMFLTAIGKPAKQQR is encoded by the coding sequence ATGAACCCAAATCATGAACTCGCCGCCACGTGGACCTACCACAACAGCACCAAACACTCTCTCGAAAGTATTCGCCGCAATCGTCACTTTCTCGACTGGGACAACAAGCCGCTACCGTTCAAGATCTATTCTTCACTTGATCCTCTGCAGTTGCCAATCAACGTTCCACCGCTAGAGACACCAACGCTCTCAGCCATTCGTGGGACAACGAAAAGCGAAAGCGAACAGATTCCTGACCTCGCTACACTGACATCTCTCCTGTACCTCTCAGCAGGGATTACCAAACGCCGCACTTATCCTGGTGGTGAAGTCTACTTTCGTGCCGCTGCTAACACCGGCGCGCTGTACCATATCGATGTGTACGTTGTGTGCGGCGAGCTTCCTGACCTCGCAGCTGGTGTCTATCACTTCGGGCCGCATGACTTTTCCTTGCGCTGTTTGCGTCAGGGGGATTATCGTAGGGTTCTGGTGCAGGCCGGTGGAGACGAACAACATGTGAACCAGGCTCCGGCGACACTTATTTGTATCAGTACCTACTGGCGTAACGCGTGGAAATATCAAGCGCGGACCTATCGTCACTGTTTTTGGGATGCGGGCACTTTGCTCGCAAACTTCCTTGCTGCTGCGGCCGCACTGAAGACCCATACACAAGTTGTTACAGGCTTCGTCGATGCCGCCGTCAATCAGTTGCTCGATCTCGATACCGATCGTGAAGTTGCTCTGGCGCTGTTGCCGATTGGCTATGCTGTTTCAGCGCATGCTGGTGCAGTTGCCTCAGTTTCTCCGCTTAACCTGGCGACTGTGCCGTTGTCAGATCATGAAGTTGATTATCCTGCGATTCGGGCAATGCACGCTGCTTCTTCATTGCAGACCGATGAAGAGGTCCGTACGTGGCGGGACGGAGTACTTCAGCTCTCGGAATCGTCACCAACTGGGAAACTGTTCCCACTCACGCCGCTGGGTGATGCTGAGCTACCAGCTGCTCCACTCGAACAGGTCATTCGTCACCGCGGCTCGACTCGCAGGTTTGCACGCGAGCCGATCTCGTTTGCGCAACTGTCAACGTTGCTTGTGCGTTCGACACAAGGAATCCAAGCCGATTTCTTAACTCCGTTCGGGACGACTCTAACAGAGATCTATCTGCTTGTGAATGCAGTTGAGGGTATCCCTTCGGGAGCGTATGTCTTCCATCGTAGTCAGCACGTATTGGGGTTGTTGCGTGAAGGGAGCTTTCGTAAAGAAGCGGGCTATCTTGGCCTCGGCCAGGAACTGCCCGCTGACGCGAGTGTGAACATCTACTGTTTAGCGAATTTACCATCGATTCTCGAACGCTTCGGCAATCGCGGCTATCGTGCGGCACAGCTTGAAGGAGCGATCATTGGTGGCAAGTGTTATTTGGCAGCCTATGCCCAACAGCTCGGTGCAACTGGACTCACATTCTTTGATGACGATGTGACGGAGTTTTTCTCTCCGCATGCGACAGGAAAAAGCGTGATGTTTCTCACGGCAATTGGAAAGCCAGCAAAACAACAGCGATGA
- a CDS encoding ammonium transporter produces MFTGSRFLRVGPSIVRAGAVLSTLVYSTAAWAEEEAAAAAAAAPPAIDTGDTAWVLTASALVLMMTLPGLALFYGGLVRAKNILNVLMQCFISAGVIGVLWILVGYSLAFGTGNAWIGDLSKLGLSGVTLESVSANFASPPRNIPEYVFIMFQAMFAIITPALILGAIAERMKFGAWTVFITIWLLVVYCPIAHMVWSAEGWIFKSSAIDFAGGLVVHMSSGFSALVAAIMLGKRRGFGKDPMPPHSLPLCLIGAGLLWTGWFGFNAGSALSASPLATLAFLNTGTAASAAVVVWALIEWLHRGNPTALGGATAAVAGLVAITPACGNVSPMGAIYIGIGVAIISYAACTFLKPAFGYDDSLDVFGVHALGGAWGALASGIFATTLGSGIESNMQQVMVQLKGIVFVAIFAPVMTFIILSILKLVFGSLRVSDEEEFGGLDLSQHSESAYAFGTGGGSVLSEIGAHQSTSISSIGVLSESTKPA; encoded by the coding sequence ATGTTCACAGGATCTCGGTTCTTGAGGGTTGGCCCCAGCATAGTTCGAGCAGGAGCCGTGTTATCAACGCTCGTCTACAGCACAGCAGCATGGGCAGAAGAAGAAGCCGCGGCGGCGGCGGCAGCCGCACCACCAGCGATCGATACTGGCGACACAGCCTGGGTTCTCACTGCGTCGGCACTAGTCCTCATGATGACCCTCCCAGGTCTCGCCTTGTTTTATGGAGGGTTGGTTCGCGCCAAAAATATCCTCAATGTTCTCATGCAGTGCTTCATTTCTGCTGGCGTTATCGGTGTCCTGTGGATTCTTGTTGGCTATAGTTTAGCGTTCGGTACTGGTAATGCGTGGATCGGAGACCTCTCGAAGCTTGGCTTAAGTGGCGTTACGCTTGAGTCGGTATCGGCAAACTTTGCGAGTCCGCCGCGGAACATTCCTGAGTATGTCTTCATCATGTTCCAGGCGATGTTTGCGATCATTACCCCGGCCCTCATTCTCGGTGCGATTGCCGAACGGATGAAGTTTGGGGCGTGGACAGTGTTTATCACTATCTGGTTGCTTGTCGTCTATTGCCCGATTGCGCATATGGTATGGTCAGCTGAAGGATGGATCTTCAAATCGAGCGCAATTGACTTCGCCGGTGGGCTCGTCGTGCATATGTCGAGTGGGTTCTCTGCCCTCGTGGCAGCCATCATGCTTGGCAAACGTCGGGGGTTTGGCAAAGATCCGATGCCACCTCACAGCCTGCCATTGTGCCTCATTGGAGCTGGCCTGCTGTGGACAGGATGGTTCGGTTTCAATGCTGGTAGTGCACTGAGCGCCAGCCCACTTGCGACCCTCGCGTTTCTCAACACCGGCACTGCCGCTTCAGCTGCTGTCGTCGTCTGGGCATTGATCGAGTGGCTTCATCGCGGCAATCCTACCGCCCTGGGTGGCGCCACGGCTGCTGTCGCCGGTCTGGTGGCCATTACCCCTGCCTGCGGAAACGTCAGCCCGATGGGAGCAATCTATATTGGCATCGGAGTCGCGATTATCTCGTATGCCGCTTGCACATTCCTCAAGCCCGCGTTTGGGTACGATGACTCACTCGATGTGTTCGGCGTTCATGCCCTCGGTGGTGCATGGGGCGCATTGGCCTCCGGCATCTTCGCCACCACCTTAGGGTCAGGGATTGAAAGCAACATGCAGCAGGTCATGGTGCAATTGAAAGGGATTGTGTTCGTGGCCATCTTTGCGCCAGTCATGACCTTCATTATTCTCTCGATTCTGAAGCTCGTCTTCGGTTCACTACGGGTGTCAGACGAAGAAGAGTTCGGTGGACTCGACCTGTCGCAGCATAGCGAGAGCGCCTACGCCTTTGGCACTGGCGGGGGCTCAGTCCTTTCAGAGATCGGTGCCCACCAGAGCACCTCGATCAGTTCGATTGGCGTGCTGTCGGAATCAACAAAACCTGCGTAA
- the glnE gene encoding bifunctional [glutamate--ammonia ligase]-adenylyl-L-tyrosine phosphorylase/[glutamate--ammonia-ligase] adenylyltransferase, with product MTLSPTVLRPLLSYRSLLEPHWECVLTAVAAAPDPSLAAVNVSRLLEHGIGRAEVIGSPERCRDLLFLLGASEYLTGVLLHQEDTWEEAFLADYGSGGKSVTNHLATLRTQVPVDLANDDFLRELRIYRNREYLRIGTRDLLGFATLEDTVQDLSHLAEAAVQVAYEYVRSCLRAEYGEAVIEEQGHQRPLGFVVFGMGKFGGEELNFSSDIDLIYLYERDGGTTTGGSKGKTEPRTFFIQLAQRLTRTLGDLVAGGRVFRVDLRLRPDGMNGPVVNSLPNTLQYYESYGQTWERVALLKARPVAGDKVLGEQFLHDVSPFVFRRYLDFSTIEDIKEMKARVERGLRNEHGALNVKLGRGGIREVEFVAQTLQLIHAGKDPHVRHRSTLSALDRLVEGKYLAAADRDVLQEAYCFFRHVEHKLQVVQDRQTHTLPSDEDGIRALARRLTFAESQKAKELSRVQGLESRGQKQPEAEPLALSLKLRNFDSGRSSTLDAERPDEVAHFRTVLDAHTDAVHHIFHSLFHAPEKEQETLDPGIPSLLQELHQEERALWHLQQLGFRNLSESYEHLKLLHDGPSHAPASPKRRKLLYALAPKLFQEVSRAPDPDRALAAMAHLVASIGARSSFLSLLRENEATLRTLIGLFGTSEYLTQIFLRHPELLDNLVRADLVRVQKTQDEMFHELEARLEEVDDYEDQLDILRRYRTEEFLRIGIHDSNGLVDFTVASAQLSALAETCLSGALTIAQTALSRQLKMSALPGRLAIIGMGKLGAGELNYNSDLDLIFLYDPTGEEQTNQLSAQECFTRLAQRLISVLQVQTREGYVYKIDTRLRPSGRSGSLVSSLAAFTRYHETSSELWERQALIKAKVVAGDATLRPQIESTLEHFVYSKGTDSAGVAEIDRLRGRMEQELAQEGQGRFNIKTGRGGIVDIEFLVQMLQLRYGPQYPTVRQRATLPALEELHACGVLPAEDFQLLTQGYRFLRTLENRLRIERDQPVEALESSGEQLFSVARRLGYEGEDAPTQLLAEYQRQREVVRACYTRWFTQEKGREQ from the coding sequence ATGACGCTTTCACCCACCGTTCTCCGACCCCTGCTTTCATATCGTTCTCTGCTCGAACCTCACTGGGAGTGTGTTCTGACCGCGGTTGCAGCGGCTCCTGATCCGTCTCTTGCGGCGGTAAACGTCAGCCGTTTGCTTGAACATGGTATCGGGAGAGCTGAGGTCATTGGTTCACCAGAACGCTGTCGTGACCTACTCTTTCTTCTTGGCGCGAGTGAATATCTGACCGGAGTGCTCCTCCATCAAGAGGATACCTGGGAAGAGGCCTTCCTGGCGGATTATGGGTCCGGCGGCAAGTCGGTAACGAACCACCTTGCTACTTTGCGTACTCAAGTGCCTGTGGACCTTGCGAATGACGATTTTCTTCGTGAGCTACGCATCTATCGTAACCGTGAGTATTTGCGGATCGGAACACGCGATCTTTTAGGTTTCGCTACGCTCGAAGATACGGTTCAAGACCTGAGCCATCTCGCCGAAGCTGCCGTCCAGGTTGCCTATGAGTATGTGCGGAGTTGCCTCCGGGCAGAGTATGGCGAAGCGGTGATTGAAGAGCAGGGGCACCAGCGACCACTTGGGTTTGTGGTCTTTGGGATGGGGAAGTTTGGTGGTGAAGAACTCAACTTTAGCTCTGATATTGATCTCATTTATTTGTATGAACGAGATGGTGGGACAACCACTGGCGGCAGTAAAGGAAAAACTGAGCCTCGGACATTTTTCATTCAACTCGCGCAACGGCTGACACGGACCCTGGGAGACTTGGTGGCCGGAGGGCGAGTGTTTCGTGTTGACTTGCGCTTACGCCCCGATGGCATGAATGGTCCGGTGGTGAACTCTTTACCGAACACGCTGCAGTATTATGAGTCCTATGGGCAGACATGGGAACGCGTTGCCTTGTTAAAAGCGCGTCCGGTGGCTGGAGACAAAGTGCTGGGTGAACAATTTCTCCACGATGTGTCACCTTTTGTGTTTCGTCGATACCTTGATTTCTCTACCATTGAAGATATCAAAGAAATGAAGGCCCGGGTGGAGCGCGGGCTCCGCAACGAGCACGGCGCACTCAACGTGAAACTTGGACGTGGGGGCATTCGTGAGGTTGAGTTCGTTGCGCAGACGCTGCAGTTGATTCATGCGGGGAAAGATCCGCACGTGCGACACCGCAGTACCCTTTCTGCTCTTGATCGCTTAGTCGAAGGAAAGTACCTCGCGGCCGCTGATCGTGATGTCTTGCAAGAGGCGTACTGTTTTTTCCGTCACGTCGAACACAAGTTGCAAGTCGTCCAGGATCGTCAAACGCATACGCTGCCGAGTGACGAAGATGGGATTCGTGCCTTAGCCCGACGGCTCACCTTTGCGGAAAGTCAAAAAGCAAAAGAGCTGTCCAGAGTCCAGGGGCTAGAGTCCAGGGGCCAAAAACAGCCCGAGGCTGAGCCACTAGCGCTCTCTTTAAAACTGCGGAACTTTGACTCTGGACGTTCTTCGACTCTAGACGCTGAACGGCCCGACGAAGTCGCCCACTTCCGCACGGTATTAGATGCCCACACCGACGCTGTCCATCACATCTTTCACTCATTGTTTCATGCCCCGGAAAAAGAGCAGGAAACGCTCGATCCTGGAATTCCTTCACTCCTGCAAGAGTTACATCAAGAAGAGCGAGCCCTGTGGCATCTACAACAACTCGGCTTCCGTAATCTATCGGAAAGCTACGAACATCTGAAGCTTCTCCATGATGGCCCGTCGCATGCCCCGGCCTCGCCGAAACGACGTAAGCTGCTCTATGCACTTGCACCCAAACTGTTCCAGGAAGTCTCTCGCGCACCCGATCCGGATCGTGCACTTGCTGCGATGGCACATTTGGTGGCCTCCATTGGTGCGCGCTCGAGTTTCCTCTCGCTGTTACGTGAGAATGAAGCGACGTTACGAACGTTGATTGGGTTATTTGGGACCAGTGAGTATCTCACGCAGATTTTTCTTCGTCACCCGGAGTTACTCGATAATCTCGTACGAGCGGACCTGGTTCGCGTACAAAAGACGCAAGATGAAATGTTCCATGAGCTAGAGGCTCGCTTAGAAGAGGTCGATGACTACGAAGATCAACTCGACATTCTGCGACGATACCGGACGGAGGAATTCTTACGCATCGGCATTCATGATAGTAATGGCCTCGTCGATTTTACCGTAGCGAGTGCACAACTCTCCGCATTGGCAGAGACGTGTTTGTCGGGAGCGCTGACGATTGCGCAGACGGCCTTGTCACGACAGCTCAAGATGTCGGCATTGCCTGGTCGCCTCGCTATTATTGGCATGGGCAAACTTGGTGCTGGGGAGCTGAACTACAATTCTGATCTCGATTTGATCTTTCTCTATGATCCAACCGGAGAAGAACAGACGAATCAGCTCAGTGCCCAGGAATGTTTTACGCGGCTGGCGCAGCGATTGATTTCCGTGCTGCAAGTGCAAACGCGAGAAGGGTACGTGTACAAAATCGACACACGCTTACGCCCGTCAGGACGCTCCGGTTCGCTCGTGTCTTCACTCGCTGCGTTTACACGGTACCATGAGACCAGTTCTGAACTCTGGGAGCGTCAAGCGCTGATCAAAGCAAAAGTGGTTGCTGGTGATGCAACGTTGCGGCCTCAGATTGAAAGTACCCTTGAACACTTCGTGTACAGTAAAGGCACTGATAGTGCGGGAGTCGCGGAGATCGACCGTCTTCGTGGGCGGATGGAACAGGAACTCGCGCAAGAAGGTCAGGGTCGGTTCAACATCAAGACCGGGCGCGGCGGAATCGTTGATATCGAGTTCCTTGTACAAATGCTGCAATTGCGCTATGGCCCACAGTATCCAACGGTACGACAGCGGGCGACGTTGCCAGCGCTTGAAGAACTACACGCCTGTGGGGTACTCCCTGCTGAGGATTTTCAGTTGCTTACGCAGGGGTATCGGTTTTTGCGAACACTGGAAAACCGCCTCCGCATTGAACGGGATCAACCGGTCGAGGCATTGGAGAGCAGTGGTGAACAGCTCTTTTCTGTGGCTCGGCGGTTAGGATATGAAGGTGAGGACGCACCGACCCAATTGCTCGCGGAGTATCAGCGCCAACGCGAGGTGGTGCGCGCCTGTTATACCCGTTGGTTTACGCAAGAGAAAGGGAGAGAACAATGA
- a CDS encoding ribulose-phosphate 3-epimerase produces MPTVHILPSILSADFRCLGQQIEEVTHAGADAIHVDVMDGRFVPNITIGPLVVEAARKSTTLPLDVHLMIVEPERYLADFAHAGADIILVHQETCPHLHRTIEQIKQLGKKAGVVLNPGTPLSTLEEILPVVDQVLIMSVNPGFGGQSFIESSIDKVKRLRRMLDECGSQASIEIDGGIDVKTAPRVVTAGAMLLVAGSAVFRAPGGAGEGVRRLRDSLNRQ; encoded by the coding sequence ATGCCCACAGTACACATCCTTCCTTCCATTCTCTCCGCAGACTTTCGCTGCTTAGGTCAACAGATCGAAGAAGTCACACACGCCGGAGCCGACGCGATTCATGTCGATGTGATGGACGGACGTTTTGTTCCCAATATCACAATTGGTCCACTGGTTGTTGAGGCCGCACGCAAGAGTACCACGCTCCCGCTTGATGTCCATTTAATGATCGTTGAACCTGAACGATATCTCGCAGACTTTGCTCACGCCGGTGCGGACATCATTCTCGTCCATCAGGAAACCTGTCCGCATCTGCATCGCACGATCGAGCAGATCAAGCAGCTCGGTAAGAAGGCAGGGGTCGTACTCAATCCCGGTACTCCACTCTCCACATTGGAAGAAATTCTCCCTGTGGTGGATCAAGTTCTCATCATGAGCGTCAACCCTGGCTTTGGTGGGCAGAGCTTCATCGAATCAAGCATCGATAAAGTCAAACGACTGCGACGGATGCTTGACGAATGTGGATCTCAGGCATCAATTGAGATTGATGGTGGGATCGACGTGAAAACAGCGCCACGTGTGGTCACTGCTGGTGCGATGCTGCTCGTTGCCGGTTCCGCGGTATTTCGCGCTCCGGGGGGTGCGGGAGAAGGCGTGCGGAGGCTACGAGACAGTCTGAATAGGCAATAG
- a CDS encoding S1 RNA-binding domain-containing protein → MSEEQGVANQEDFATLFAREKTGPTLETGQVVKGRVLQIGADSVFVDVQGKGEALINRAELENDDGTLQVVIGDEIEATVLSTDGEIRLSRKLLKGAQARVMLEAAVESGLPVEGRVAGVIKGGYEVTVAGLRAFCPFSQIDTRRVASSDAFLGQVLEFRVTRYGENGRNIVLSRRQLLEEQAAKEAEETRKRLVADAVVQGKVTSLADFGAFVDLGGIQGLVPISELSHSRVGKPADRLSVGQEVTVKILKVDEQKKKITLSLKALEGDPWANVAGQLRERQIVTGRIVRGTDFGLFVELLPGVDGLLHMSEIPRSQQGQLKESAAGGAEIAVMVLGVDPGKKRISLALAPEGATAGEEVKGAEVGAIITGTVERVEPFGVFVRLGPGQTGLIPNAEMGTQRGTDHRKDFGPGTEIKVVVVGIEEGGKRIRLSRSKVMAQEEQAETQAYIKGAQKGGGFGLTLGDLLKQKKRS, encoded by the coding sequence ATGAGTGAAGAGCAGGGAGTGGCAAACCAGGAAGATTTTGCCACGTTATTTGCCCGTGAAAAGACTGGGCCAACCTTAGAGACCGGACAAGTTGTGAAGGGCCGTGTCCTACAGATTGGTGCTGATAGCGTGTTCGTCGATGTACAGGGGAAAGGGGAAGCCCTGATCAACCGTGCCGAGTTAGAGAACGATGACGGCACGCTACAGGTTGTTATCGGCGATGAGATTGAAGCAACCGTGCTCTCAACTGATGGCGAGATTCGACTATCGCGCAAATTACTCAAAGGCGCGCAAGCGCGGGTGATGTTGGAGGCTGCAGTAGAGAGTGGCCTCCCGGTTGAGGGGCGCGTGGCTGGTGTCATCAAAGGTGGCTATGAGGTCACGGTTGCCGGGCTGCGGGCGTTCTGCCCATTTTCGCAAATCGATACGCGACGGGTGGCGTCGTCAGATGCATTTCTCGGGCAAGTGCTTGAATTTCGCGTGACGCGTTATGGAGAGAACGGACGGAACATCGTACTGTCACGTCGCCAATTACTAGAGGAGCAAGCCGCTAAAGAAGCGGAGGAAACTCGCAAGCGGCTTGTTGCTGATGCCGTCGTGCAAGGAAAGGTGACGTCGCTGGCGGACTTTGGTGCGTTTGTCGACCTCGGCGGCATTCAGGGACTTGTTCCGATATCGGAACTGTCGCACTCACGGGTGGGCAAACCTGCTGATCGCTTGAGTGTTGGGCAGGAGGTGACGGTCAAGATTCTCAAGGTCGATGAGCAGAAGAAAAAAATCACTCTGAGTTTGAAAGCGCTTGAAGGAGACCCGTGGGCGAACGTGGCAGGTCAACTGCGTGAGCGACAAATTGTCACAGGCCGTATTGTCCGCGGTACGGATTTTGGTTTGTTCGTCGAGTTGTTACCTGGCGTAGATGGGTTGCTACACATGAGTGAAATTCCTCGTAGTCAACAGGGCCAACTCAAAGAGTCCGCCGCTGGTGGCGCCGAGATTGCGGTGATGGTGCTTGGGGTTGACCCAGGGAAGAAACGGATTTCGCTTGCCCTGGCACCAGAAGGAGCGACGGCAGGCGAAGAGGTGAAAGGGGCAGAAGTTGGTGCGATCATCACTGGCACGGTCGAGCGAGTCGAACCGTTTGGCGTGTTCGTACGTCTTGGGCCTGGGCAAACAGGTTTGATTCCTAATGCTGAAATGGGCACCCAACGTGGGACCGACCATCGCAAAGATTTCGGCCCAGGGACAGAAATCAAAGTCGTCGTTGTTGGTATCGAGGAAGGCGGCAAACGTATTCGCCTCTCGCGCTCGAAGGTGATGGCGCAGGAAGAACAGGCTGAAACCCAAGCCTACATCAAGGGAGCGCAGAAGGGCGGTGGGTTTGGACTCACTCTTGGTGATTTGCTGAAACAGAAGAAGAGAAGTTAA
- a CDS encoding DUF433 domain-containing protein, with protein sequence MPEFNGQSIVVRTSRGLSIAGTRITVYALLDYFHAGWPTKLIQDWFGLSDEQIKGVLAYLEEHHDEVEQEYQEVLQQAEAHRCYWEARTREQLALRPIVPGSPEQEALRAKLQAWKTQIEQS encoded by the coding sequence ATGCCCGAATTCAATGGGCAATCCATAGTAGTCCGCACCAGCCGTGGGCTTTCGATCGCTGGTACGCGTATCACCGTCTATGCTTTGCTCGATTATTTCCATGCCGGTTGGCCGACAAAACTTATTCAGGATTGGTTTGGTCTTAGTGATGAGCAAATAAAGGGAGTGCTCGCTTATCTAGAGGAGCACCACGATGAGGTCGAGCAGGAGTATCAAGAGGTTCTGCAACAAGCAGAGGCTCATCGCTGCTATTGGGAAGCTCGCACCCGTGAACAGTTGGCGCTTCGCCCTATCGTCCCTGGATCACCAGAACAAGAAGCTCTCCGTGCGAAGCTGCAGGCGTGGAAAACTCAAATTGAACAGTCGTGA
- a CDS encoding porin, giving the protein MKRFIAVLSVSLTIALGSPAWGGGEGEAESFKDTIRAMQERIKQLESEVKQLKGTPSTTTTTTVAPGTFEDRVKKLEDGLGLLGGLKFGGMIYGSYNYNFNNPDSRNNDLRIFDTKANNFTFDLAQLSVAKEEEGGIGFKVLLNYGRTARGIASDWRGDGSFTNGTDNFEVQEAYMTYTAGIGKGLGMKAGKFVTLLGQEVIESPNNFNISRSFLFGYAIPFTHTGALFSYPFHNAVSLTAGVVNGWDNVIDSNKSKSFLGGLTLKPSDAFTWTFNGTYGAEQPNRGGSKRGVFDTVLTYNMHDHITLAANYDRGTEGKIGLGGGSAVWQGVAGYISVGGALFHPDWAPFSISQRLEWFSDEDGVRTGTVQDLWGTTTTLKWKLTERLQARLEYRHDESSKKVFSQRIFRRGTESITRFLGGQDTVAAELAYLFY; this is encoded by the coding sequence ATGAAGCGATTTATTGCCGTTCTGAGTGTCAGTTTGACGATAGCCTTGGGAAGCCCGGCTTGGGGTGGAGGTGAAGGAGAGGCTGAATCTTTCAAAGATACTATCCGTGCAATGCAAGAGCGGATTAAACAGCTCGAAAGTGAAGTGAAACAACTGAAAGGAACACCATCCACAACCACCACTACTACCGTAGCGCCAGGAACCTTTGAGGATCGGGTAAAAAAATTGGAAGATGGGCTTGGACTTCTCGGTGGTCTCAAGTTTGGTGGGATGATCTACGGTTCGTATAACTACAACTTCAACAATCCCGATTCACGGAACAACGATCTCCGTATTTTCGACACCAAAGCGAACAACTTTACCTTCGACCTCGCCCAACTCTCTGTTGCGAAAGAGGAAGAAGGTGGGATCGGATTTAAGGTACTGCTCAATTATGGCCGTACTGCCAGAGGTATCGCCTCCGATTGGCGAGGGGATGGGTCGTTCACCAACGGCACCGACAACTTCGAAGTACAAGAAGCCTACATGACCTACACTGCGGGGATCGGCAAAGGTCTCGGCATGAAAGCCGGAAAATTCGTCACCCTGCTTGGCCAGGAAGTCATCGAGTCACCCAATAACTTCAACATTTCGCGCTCGTTCCTGTTTGGCTACGCTATTCCGTTTACCCATACCGGCGCGCTCTTTTCGTATCCGTTCCATAATGCAGTCAGCCTCACCGCTGGTGTCGTGAATGGGTGGGATAACGTCATCGATTCCAACAAGAGCAAGTCGTTCCTCGGTGGGCTCACCTTGAAGCCCTCTGACGCCTTCACCTGGACGTTCAACGGCACGTACGGCGCAGAGCAACCAAACCGCGGTGGCTCAAAGCGCGGCGTCTTCGATACCGTTCTCACCTACAATATGCACGATCACATCACGCTAGCGGCGAACTATGACCGTGGAACCGAAGGGAAGATTGGTCTCGGCGGCGGTAGTGCGGTATGGCAAGGTGTTGCTGGCTATATCAGCGTGGGCGGCGCGCTCTTCCACCCAGATTGGGCACCCTTCTCGATTTCACAACGTCTGGAATGGTTCTCTGATGAAGACGGAGTTCGCACCGGCACTGTCCAAGATTTGTGGGGAACCACCACGACGCTGAAATGGAAACTCACAGAGCGTCTGCAGGCGCGGTTAGAATATCGCCATGACGAGTCCAGCAAGAAAGTGTTCTCACAACGAATTTTCCGCCGCGGAACCGAGTCCATTACGCGGTTCTTAGGAGGCCAGGACACGGTCGCCGCTGAGCTTGCCTACCTGTTCTACTAG
- a CDS encoding P-II family nitrogen regulator has translation MKKIEAIIKPFKLDEVKESLTKLGIQGMSVSEVKGFGRQKGHTELYRGAEYVVDFLPKVKIEILLEDEKAAAVTDAIVAAARTGRIGDGKIFISPVDDAIRIRTGERGEQAI, from the coding sequence ATGAAAAAGATCGAAGCGATCATTAAACCGTTCAAACTCGACGAAGTGAAAGAGTCGCTCACCAAACTCGGCATCCAGGGCATGAGCGTCTCAGAGGTTAAAGGCTTCGGTCGCCAGAAAGGACACACGGAGTTATATCGTGGCGCCGAGTATGTGGTGGACTTTTTGCCCAAGGTCAAGATCGAGATTTTACTGGAAGACGAAAAAGCCGCAGCCGTTACTGACGCGATTGTCGCCGCCGCTCGCACTGGCCGTATCGGCGACGGTAAGATCTTCATTTCTCCTGTTGACGATGCTATTCGTATTCGCACTGGCGAGCGCGGTGAGCAAGCGATTTAG